In Corythoichthys intestinalis isolate RoL2023-P3 chromosome 11, ASM3026506v1, whole genome shotgun sequence, a single genomic region encodes these proteins:
- the LOC130923828 gene encoding protocadherin beta-16-like: MAENKGYGHRLVFLLLFLHPVSGDMSYSIPEEMKRGSVIGNIAKDLGLNVGQLSARKARIDPEDNDVHHCGINLNTGDLTVQERIDREGLCGKKASCFLKQQLVLENPLELHRINIRVQDINDNSPQFNEDSLKLEIHESADKGARFRLGEAHDADIGDNAVQSYTLQQNDHLKLNINTKPGGRKSCDLVLDKELDREDKKDMMLLLTAYDGGSPQRSGTVVIHVTVLDANDNEPVFSQTIYKTSLPENSQIDTYVITVSASDADEGLNGEITYAIDHISDENSNVFILNPKTGEVRVAGVVDYEKVKSYEMQISAKDGLGLVSYSTLIIDLTDVNDNPPIINLKSLSNSVAENVPPGTEVGIINVQDRDSEQNGQVQCSIQQHVPFKLVASIPNYYSLVTTGQLDRELVSDYNITISATDEGTPPLSSSKSVQLSIADINDNPPVFEEESYSAYVTENNKAGSTLCSVSARDPDWRQNGSVIYSLLATEVNNAPISSFVSVNGDTGEINAVRSFDYEHLRSFKVHVMARDNGSPPLSSNVSVSVFVSDVNDNSPQILYPAPEGNSFMTELVPKAAHSGSVVSKVIAVDADSGQNAWLSYHIVKSTDPGIFTIGLHSGEIRTQRDILESDNMKQNLIVAVTDNGQPSRSATCSMYLLLSNNLAEVPELKDISYEENNSKLTSYLIIALVSVSTFFLTFIIIVLGVRFCHRRKPRLLFDGAVSIPSAYLPPNYVDVDGTGTLRSTYNYDAYLTTGSRTSDFKFVSSYNDNTLPAEQTLRKSPSDFVDELQESFDPLEVGSFPFQETPLS, from the coding sequence ATGGCAGAGAACAAAGGATACGGCCACAGACTggtttttcttttgcttttccTCCACCCCGTTAGTGGCGACATGAGCTACTCTATTCCAGAGGAGATGAAACGTGGATCTGTAATCGGGAATATTGCGAAGGATTTGGGTTTAAATGTGGGCCAGTTGTCTGCTCGTAAAGCACGTATTGATCCAGAGGACAACGACGTACATCACTGCGGCATTAACCTCAACACAggtgacttgacagttcaggaaAGGATTGACAGAGAGGGACTGTGCGGTAAAAAGGCATCAtgttttttaaaacagcaaCTTGTACTGGAAAACCCATTAGAACTACACCGTATCAATATCCGTGTTCAAGATATTAATGATAATTCCCCACAGTTTAATGAAGACTCACTAAAATTAGAAATTCATGAATCGGCAGACAAGGGTGCTCGTTTTCGTCTTGGAGAAGCACACGATGCAGATATAGGAGACAATGCTGTTCAAAGCTACACTTTACAGCAGAATGATCATTTAAAATTAAACATTAATACTAAACCAGGTGGACGAAAGTCCTGCGATTTGGTCTTGGACAAAGAATTAGACAGAGAGGATAAAAAAGACATGATGCTCTTGCTGACTGCCTATGATGGCGGCTCTCCTCAAAGATCAGGCACTGTAGTCATACACGTCACTGTGCTTGATGCTAATGATAACGAACCAGTATTTAGTcagaccatctataaaacaAGTCTGCCTGAAAACTCGCAAATTGATACATATGTAATCACAGTCAGTGCAAGTGATGCAGATGAAGGTTTAAATGGTGAAATTACATATGCCATTGACCATATTTCTGACGAGAATagtaatgtctttattttaaaccCCAAAACTGGAGAAGTGAGAGTGGCTGGGGTTGTGGATTATGAGAAAGTAAAATCATATGAAATGCAAATAAGCGCTAAAGATGGTCTTGGCTTAGTGTCATATTCAACATTAATTATTGACCTAACTGATGTAAATGACAATCCCCCTATTATCAATTTGAAGTCACTGTCTAATTCTGTGGCAGAGAATGTGCCACCTGGCACTGAGGTGGGCATCATTAATGTGCAGGACAGAGACTCTGAGCAGAATGGACAGGTCCAATGCTCCATTCAACAACACGTCCCCTTTAAGCTCGTTGCTTCCATTCCTAACTATTATTCTCTGGTGACGACTGGACAACTGGACCGAGAACTTGTGTCCGATTACAACATTACAATCAGTGCCACTGATGAAGGCACTCCTCCTCTGTCCTCCTCTAAAAGCGTTCAATTGTCCATAGCAGACATAAATGACAACCCACCTGTGTTTGAGGAAGAGTCCTACAGTGCATATGTGACTGAGAACAACAAGGCTGGCTCGACTTTATGTTCCGTTAGTGCCCGAGACCCGGACTGGAGACAGAACGGTAGCGTGATTTATTCTCTGTTAGCCACTGAGGTAAATAATGCCCCAATATCCTCCTTTGTGTCTGTTAATGGAGACACAGGGGAAATTAATGCCGTCAGGTCGTTTGACTATGAACATTTGAGGAGTTTTAAAGTCCACGTCATGGCCAGAGACAATGGTTCTCCTCCACTGAGCAGCAACGTGAGTGTCAGTGTGTTTGTCTCAGACGTGAACGACAACTCTCCTCAGATACTGTACCCTGCTCCGGAGGGCAACTCCTTCATGACTGAACTGGTCCCCAAAGCTGCACACAGCGGCTCTGTGGTGTCCAAAGTGATAGCGGTGGACGCAGACTCCGGACAGAATGCCTGGTTATCTTATCATATAGTCAAGTCCACAGATCCAGGAATATTCACCATTGGTCTCCACAGTGGAGAGATCAGGACTCAGCGGGACATTTTGGAATCTGACAACATGAAACAGAACTTGATTGTGGCAGTGACAGATAACGGACAGCCCAGTCGCTCTGCTACCTGCTCCATGTATTTACTTCTTTCCAATAACTTGGCTGAGGTTCCAGAACTGAAGGATATTTCTTATGAGGAGAATAATTCCAAACTGACCTCCTACCTGATCATCGCCCTGGTGTCTGTGTCCACCTTCTTTCTGACCTTCATCATTATTGTCCTGGGTGTGAGGTTTTGCCATAGGAGAAAGCCCAGATTGTTGTTTGATGGAGCAGTTTCCATTCCCAGTGCGTATCTCCCTCCTAATTACGTGGATGTTGACGGAACAGGAACTTTACGCAGCACCTACAACTATGATGCTTACTTGACTACGGGCTCCAGAACTAGTGACTTCAAGTTTGTTTCATCTTACAATGATAACACGCTTCCTGCAGAGCAGACGCTGAGGAAAAGTCCAAGTGACTTTGTTGATGAGCTTCAGGAATCTTTTGACCCCTTGGAGGTAGGCAGCTTTCCTTTCCAAGAAACTCCTTTATCCTAA